The following are encoded in a window of Megalobrama amblycephala isolate DHTTF-2021 linkage group LG19, ASM1881202v1, whole genome shotgun sequence genomic DNA:
- the LOC125254640 gene encoding gastrula zinc finger protein XlCGF57.1-like isoform X1 — protein MAFIKEESEGTSYPQTSTVKNEDTKEKRDLIELREEHQDLNEVEEKHHFTSGENDMSSSQTEANASQTITEANRSFACPQCGKRFTTKGNLKAHVRIHTGENPFNCTQCEKSFPFKGRLKMHMRSHTGEKPFICPQCGNSYQCQTYLNRHLRIHDAENPFFCAQCGKSFTARQNFNRHMRIHTGEKPFTCSHCRKSFPCEQYLKRHIKFHSAEKPFTCSQCGQSFTVKGSLKYHMSIHTGEKPFTCPQCGKCFTRREAFKTHLRIHTGEKPFACHHCEESFTHKGRLQTHMRIHTGKKPFACLQCGKSFTRKGTFTAHMRIHTGEKPFTCEQCGESFTCKVRLNTHIRIHTGERPFSCQQCEKSFTWARSLKNHVCAHSVLNCDRSGTEFTSASAVQTHRDIHENELYSCSLWEKSPENHWYYEED, from the exons atggcgtttattaaagaggagagtgaaggcACAAGTTATCCACAAACAAGCACAGTGAAAAATGAAGATACAAAGGAAAAAAGAG ATCTAATTGAACTCAGAGAGGAACATCAAGATCTGAatgaagtggaggagaaacatcattTCACAAGTGGAGAAAATGATATGAGCTCCTCACAAACCGAAGCGAATGCCTCACAAACAATAACAGAAGCCAACAGATCTTTCgcctgccctcagtgtggaaagagattcACTACTAAAGGAAACCTTAAGGCACACGtaagaattcatactggagaaaatcCTTTCAACTGCACTCAGTGTGAGAAGAGTTTCCCATTTAAAGGAAGACTTAAAATGCACATGAGAAGTCACACTGGTGAAAAGCCGTTCatctgccctcagtgtggaaacagTTACCAATGTCAAACATACCTTAATAGGCACCTGAGAATTCACGACGCAGAGAACCCTTTCTTCTGTGcgcagtgtggaaaaagttttacTGCGAGACAAAATTTTAACcgtcacatgagaattcacactggagaaaagcctttcacGTGTTCTCATTGTAGGAAGAGTTTCCCATGTGAACAATATCTTAAAAGGCACATAAAATTTCACAGTGCagaaaagcctttcacctgctctCAGTGCGGACAAAGTTTCACAGTGAAAGGAAGTCTTAAGTATCACATGTCaatccacaccggagagaaacCCTTCACATGCCCTCAGTGTGGGAAGTGTTTTACACGTAGAGAAGCCTTTAAGACGCACttgagaattcatactggagaaaagccgTTCGCGTGCCATCACTGCGAGGAGAGTTTCACGCATAAAGGAAGACTTCAGACGCACATGAGAATCCACACTGGAAAAAAGCCTTTCGCGTGCCTCCAGTgcgggaagagtttcacacgtAAAGGAACCTTTACTGCGCACATGAGaatccacaccggagagaagcctttcacatgTGAACAGTGTGGAGAGAGTTTTACGTGTAAAGTAAGACTCAATACTCACATCagaatccacactggagaaagacCTTTCTCATGCCAGCAGTGTGAGAAGAGTTTCACATGGGCAAGAAGTCTAAAAAATCATGTGTGCGCTCATTCTGTCTTGAATTGTGATCGGAGTGGCACAGAATTCACTTCAGCGTCAGCCGTACAAACACACAGGGATATTCACGAAAATGAGCTGTACTCGTGTTCACTTTGGGAAAAGAGTCCTGAAAACCACTGGTattatgaagaagattga
- the LOC125254640 gene encoding gastrula zinc finger protein XlCGF8.2DB-like isoform X2, with amino-acid sequence MSSSQTEANASQTITEANRSFACPQCGKRFTTKGNLKAHVRIHTGENPFNCTQCEKSFPFKGRLKMHMRSHTGEKPFICPQCGNSYQCQTYLNRHLRIHDAENPFFCAQCGKSFTARQNFNRHMRIHTGEKPFTCSHCRKSFPCEQYLKRHIKFHSAEKPFTCSQCGQSFTVKGSLKYHMSIHTGEKPFTCPQCGKCFTRREAFKTHLRIHTGEKPFACHHCEESFTHKGRLQTHMRIHTGKKPFACLQCGKSFTRKGTFTAHMRIHTGEKPFTCEQCGESFTCKVRLNTHIRIHTGERPFSCQQCEKSFTWARSLKNHVCAHSVLNCDRSGTEFTSASAVQTHRDIHENELYSCSLWEKSPENHWYYEED; translated from the coding sequence ATGAGCTCCTCACAAACCGAAGCGAATGCCTCACAAACAATAACAGAAGCCAACAGATCTTTCgcctgccctcagtgtggaaagagattcACTACTAAAGGAAACCTTAAGGCACACGtaagaattcatactggagaaaatcCTTTCAACTGCACTCAGTGTGAGAAGAGTTTCCCATTTAAAGGAAGACTTAAAATGCACATGAGAAGTCACACTGGTGAAAAGCCGTTCatctgccctcagtgtggaaacagTTACCAATGTCAAACATACCTTAATAGGCACCTGAGAATTCACGACGCAGAGAACCCTTTCTTCTGTGcgcagtgtggaaaaagttttacTGCGAGACAAAATTTTAACcgtcacatgagaattcacactggagaaaagcctttcacGTGTTCTCATTGTAGGAAGAGTTTCCCATGTGAACAATATCTTAAAAGGCACATAAAATTTCACAGTGCagaaaagcctttcacctgctctCAGTGCGGACAAAGTTTCACAGTGAAAGGAAGTCTTAAGTATCACATGTCaatccacaccggagagaaacCCTTCACATGCCCTCAGTGTGGGAAGTGTTTTACACGTAGAGAAGCCTTTAAGACGCACttgagaattcatactggagaaaagccgTTCGCGTGCCATCACTGCGAGGAGAGTTTCACGCATAAAGGAAGACTTCAGACGCACATGAGAATCCACACTGGAAAAAAGCCTTTCGCGTGCCTCCAGTgcgggaagagtttcacacgtAAAGGAACCTTTACTGCGCACATGAGaatccacaccggagagaagcctttcacatgTGAACAGTGTGGAGAGAGTTTTACGTGTAAAGTAAGACTCAATACTCACATCagaatccacactggagaaagacCTTTCTCATGCCAGCAGTGTGAGAAGAGTTTCACATGGGCAAGAAGTCTAAAAAATCATGTGTGCGCTCATTCTGTCTTGAATTGTGATCGGAGTGGCACAGAATTCACTTCAGCGTCAGCCGTACAAACACACAGGGATATTCACGAAAATGAGCTGTACTCGTGTTCACTTTGGGAAAAGAGTCCTGAAAACCACTGGTattatgaagaagattga